AATTACGCACTTCTCAAGCCGCTTATTGCGGTCGAACACTACGGGCTGATCAATCTGATCGCCGGCAAGAAAGTCGCTAAAGAGTTGATACAAAATGACTTTTCACCTGCGACGCTTTCGGCAGAGCTTTTTCGGCTGCTAGACCCTGCGGTAAATGCGGAGGTGTGTGAGGAATTGCGTATAGCTCGCGAAAAGCTCGGCTCGGGCGGTGCGTCGCAGCGAGCGACCGAGGCGATCTTGAAACTTCTACCAATAGTTTGAAATTTCTCTTTCCGGCCTCCGCGTTTATCAATTGCTAGTTTTTTTCAACGCAGAGAGTGGAGAGGAAGCCGCAGAGTTCGCTGAGGTAGTAATTGACCTGCATTAAGGTCCGTCATTCCTTGATGGATCTTTTCAGCTCAGCCACGTCGTCTTGCAGTTTTTCGAGATTTCGCACGAGAACTGTTTGTTTTGTGTATTCCTCGATCCGCTGAACAGGAATGCCTGACCAAAATCCGGAGCGAACGATCTTGTTCGGGAAAACGGCGGATTTAGCACCAATTATCGCTCCTGCCTTGATGGTTACATGATCGGAGATGCCGACCTGTCCGGCGATAACGACGTCATCCTCGATCACTGAGCTTCCCGCAATACCAGATTGACCGGCGATGAGAACGCGTTTGCCGATCTGGACATTGTGGGCGATGTGAACGAGATTATCGATCTTCGTGCCTCCGCCTATCCGGGTCTCGCCGAGCGAACCTCTGTCAATACAGCAGTTTGCACCGATCTCGACATTATCCTCGATGACGACGGAGCCGATCTGCGGAAACTGAAGATGCTCGCCTTTATCATCCTTTACATAGCCAAATCCATCGGATCCGATGACGGTTCCGGCGTGGATCACGCAGTTCGAACCGATTTTTGCACCATCGTAGATCACGCAATTTGGGTAAATGATGGTTCCTTTCCCGATCGACACATTTAGCCCGATGCGAACGCCCGCATGCAACTCGCAGCCTTCAGTGATTTGCGCACCATCGCCGATCGACACATTCGTACCGATAAAACTAGCGGCGACATTGGCCTTTGCCGCAACGTCGGCCGTTTCGCTCCAGCCTTTCAGCGATTTGTAAGGGTGAAGAAGGCTCGAGATTCGTGTGAAAGCGAGTTTTGGGTTGGCGGCTTTGATCAGAGTAACGTGCACGCTCGAATCAAATGAATTCGGAACGATAACCGCTGACGCGTTGGTTACAAAGTCCGCAGGTCCAGACGAAAACGATAGTTCTCCTGGCTCTGCCCCGTCGAGCGACGCAACGCCGACGATCTCGATACCAGGATCGCCTACAAGCTCAGCGGAGAGGAATTCGGCGATGTCTTTCGTCTTCATTCCTAACAATGTAAATGGTTTTTGCGTAAAAGTCAGTTAGACGGTATGGCGTTCGACCTCGTTGATGACAGTTTGCAGAAATATCTCCATGCCCTGAATACTGAATCCGTCGAGCATATCGAGACGCCGCAGGATCGGGGCCGCGTCGCTGTCGAGAAAATCCAGGTCGGCGACATCGACTATGATATCGTTGCCGGTTTCGGCATGGATCTCGACACCGATCCGCTCCAGCAAGCGTGCATCGTCGCCGAGCATATCGCCCTCGACCCGCAAGGTAGTTATTCCGCGGACGTTATCATCGATCTGATTGATCTGTGTTGCCATGTTTTGAAAGATTAGATGCCGATATTACGAAAAAAGCAACCTTAGGTTTCAATGGGAGTGAATTTCTTGGTAACCAAATACAGACCGGCGAAAACCAGCAATGCCGCGGCGATGAAGTTTAGGGCGACATGTTCCCCCAAAAACAATACGGCCAACATGAAGCCTACGACCGGCTGCAGGTAAACAAACACCGCGACTGTAGAAGGATCTACGCGAGCTAAAGCCCATGCATTCAGGAAATAAGGAACGAGGGTGCCGATCAAAGCAGTGTAAAGTATTGCTTCCCAGATGTCCGGCTGGATGCTCGCGAAGTCGACAGTTCGAAGAGAATACAGGCCCAGTGGAACGCAAAAGATCGCGGCAAATATAAAGATCCACATTATCGACCGAAAAGCTCCATTACGGGTCACTATCGATTTTGAGATTGCGACGTAGATGCCGTAGCAAAAGGAATTAGCCACTACCAGCAGATCGCCGAGCGTCGTCTGAGAAGAAAAAGACGCGTTTCGCGGGTCTATAAGTAAAATAACGCCCGTGCACGCGACTATGATGCCAAGAACCTTGATGGGGCGCAGCATTTCAGTACCGAGCAGATAGCCTGCGGTTAGCGCAAATATCGGGATGGTTACTGAGATGAGCGACGCGTTCGACGCCTTGGTCAAAGAGAGTCCCGTCGTGAAGAGCAGTTGATTAAACGTTACAGCAAGGAAACTGATGCCAAAGAGCTTGACGTAATCGATCCGATCTTTCAGCCAAAACCGCCGCCGGAATGACTGGACGATCACGAAGATAAGAGCGGTCAGCCCGACACGAAAACCTACTAGTCCTACAGGCGGTATCACCGTCAACGCGATCTTGCCGAAAACAGGGAACGACCCGAAGGAAAGCTGCACGCCGATGAGGGCGAGATACGGTGCGATCGATCTTTCCTTATCAGCCACGTTAGGCAAGCATCATCCCGGGCGATTCGAGCATTTGTTTGAATGTTTGCAGGAACTTAGCTCCCGTTGCACCGTCGATGACGCGGTGGTCGCACGACATTGTGACATTCATGATGCTGCGGATCACGATCTCGCCATTGCGAACGACCGGCGTCGGCGTCGCTCCGCCGACGGCGAATATTCCTGCCTCAGGCGGATTGATGATCGCTGTAAACTCTTTTATGCCGAACATTCCGAGGTTCGAGATCGAGAATGTCGCACCGGTATATTCCTCGGGCTGAAGTTTCTTGGCTTTCGCTTTTGCCGCCAGGTCCT
This sequence is a window from Acidobacteriota bacterium. Protein-coding genes within it:
- the lpxD gene encoding UDP-3-O-(3-hydroxymyristoyl)glucosamine N-acyltransferase produces the protein MKTKDIAEFLSAELVGDPGIEIVGVASLDGAEPGELSFSSGPADFVTNASAVIVPNSFDSSVHVTLIKAANPKLAFTRISSLLHPYKSLKGWSETADVAAKANVAASFIGTNVSIGDGAQITEGCELHAGVRIGLNVSIGKGTIIYPNCVIYDGAKIGSNCVIHAGTVIGSDGFGYVKDDKGEHLQFPQIGSVVIEDNVEIGANCCIDRGSLGETRIGGGTKIDNLVHIAHNVQIGKRVLIAGQSGIAGSSVIEDDVVIAGQVGISDHVTIKAGAIIGAKSAVFPNKIVRSGFWSGIPVQRIEEYTKQTVLVRNLEKLQDDVAELKRSIKE
- a CDS encoding DMT family transporter, whose protein sequence is MADKERSIAPYLALIGVQLSFGSFPVFGKIALTVIPPVGLVGFRVGLTALIFVIVQSFRRRFWLKDRIDYVKLFGISFLAVTFNQLLFTTGLSLTKASNASLISVTIPIFALTAGYLLGTEMLRPIKVLGIIVACTGVILLIDPRNASFSSQTTLGDLLVVANSFCYGIYVAISKSIVTRNGAFRSIMWIFIFAAIFCVPLGLYSLRTVDFASIQPDIWEAILYTALIGTLVPYFLNAWALARVDPSTVAVFVYLQPVVGFMLAVLFLGEHVALNFIAAALLVFAGLYLVTKKFTPIET